The Brassica oleracea var. oleracea cultivar TO1000 chromosome C6, BOL, whole genome shotgun sequence genome includes a region encoding these proteins:
- the LOC106297031 gene encoding uncharacterized protein LOC106297031 isoform X1: MPLPSLQGGAFTTIKKPGREKSSMKFSSKSIRYYFLPLIFLLFFTLIEIIGCLLLYLGQIRYNKSTTETLAYVMRQADSIVSQRRAISEHLASAKQMGVLQVSLPANVQTEIEQIGVKLSSSIATNSSSDIRNFLNSVSLHE; the protein is encoded by the exons ATGCCTCTTCCCTCCCTTCAAGGCGGTGCATTTACAACTATAAAAAAG CCTGGTAGGGAGAAGAGCTCGATGAAATTCAGCAGCAAATCTATTAGATACTACTTTCTCCCCCTCATCTTCCTCCTCTTCTTCACTCTTATTGAAAT AATTGGATGTCTTTTGCTATACTTGGGTCAGATCAGGTACAATAAAAGCACGACAGAGACATTAGCATATGTCATGAGGCAAGCGGATAGCATAGTTTCTCAGCGTAGAGCTATTTCAGAACATCTTGCTTCAGCAAAGCAGATGGGGGTTCTTCAGGTGTCTTTACCTGCAAATGTCCAAACTGAAATCGAGCAGATTGGAGTTAAATTGAGTTCTTCTATAGCCACTAATAGTTCCAGTGATATAAGAAACTTTCTTAATTCCGT GTCATTACACGAGTAA
- the LOC106297031 gene encoding uncharacterized protein LOC106297031 isoform X2, with translation MPLPSLQGGAFTTIKKPGREKSSMKFSSKSIRYYFLPLIFLLFFTLIEIIGCLLLYLGQIRYNKSTTETLAYVMRQADSIVSQRRAISEHLASAKQMGVLQKPYDKILKTRLSLIQLLTF, from the exons ATGCCTCTTCCCTCCCTTCAAGGCGGTGCATTTACAACTATAAAAAAG CCTGGTAGGGAGAAGAGCTCGATGAAATTCAGCAGCAAATCTATTAGATACTACTTTCTCCCCCTCATCTTCCTCCTCTTCTTCACTCTTATTGAAAT AATTGGATGTCTTTTGCTATACTTGGGTCAGATCAGGTACAATAAAAGCACGACAGAGACATTAGCATATGTCATGAGGCAAGCGGATAGCATAGTTTCTCAGCGTAGAGCTATTTCAGAACATCTTGCTTCAGCAAAGCAGATGGGGGTTCTTCAG AAGCCTTATGATAAAATCTTGAAAACACGATTATCACTGATTCAACTGCTTACCTTTTGA